Proteins from one Impatiens glandulifera chromosome 2, dImpGla2.1, whole genome shotgun sequence genomic window:
- the LOC124927065 gene encoding AT-rich interactive domain-containing protein 6-like isoform X2 → MSDCVEDDNKVEETLDATMTDVQVEEVNPSSSNADDNANDGNDPLTLCGSNELSDVKTEEPMKPNGGPLDDSKNCSGELPEAGKAPVESDLASDEVENNAERTEDGLSENLKNQKTEMETENMDSQLSDGEDVNETNIDDVNGKTVSDGAPERDSVIPIATKEEALSNDQDDEVKEEESNRTVSGTELLATGEMEYEFSEQNKDALEHNDEIRSSGKSFLLPADCVDADESGSEEEQTEFMKELETFHKERCLEFKPPKFYGEPLNCLKLWRAVIRLGGYEQVTSCKLWRQVGESFKPPKTCTTVSWTFRCFYEKALLEYEKFKLQCGELPFSDGHYGDAPTVGNQVSVNQASGSGRARRDSAARAMQGWHSQRLLGNGEVGDPIIKDKNSTPLPRREKQIKSIGLLKRKKSSPVDRSLKVARLKSSKPQVDSLVVDIGPPADWVKVNVHKTKDCFEVYALVPGLLREEVRVQSDPAGRLVISGQPEQLDNPWGVTPFKKVVTLPSRIDPHQTSAVVTLQGQLFVRVPFEPSDL, encoded by the exons ATGTCTGATTGCGTTGAAGACGATAACAAAGTTGAGGAAACGCTGGATGCCACGATGACTGATGTCCAAGTAGAAGAAGTAAACCCATCTTCCTCTAACGCTGACGATAATGCAAATGACGGAAATGACCCACTAACTCTTTGTGGGTCGAATGAGCTTAGTGATGTTAAGACTGAAGAACCCATGAAACCTAATGGTGGACCTTTAGATGATTCTAAGAACTGTTCTGGAGAGCTTCCGGAGGCTGGTAAAGCTCCTGTGGAATCTGATTTAGCCAGTGATGAGGTGGAGAACAATGCTGAGCGGACAGAGGATGGATTGAGTGAGAATTTGAAGAATCAAAAGACGGAAATGGAGACTGAGAATATGGATAGTCAATTGAGCGATGGTGAGGATGTTAATGAGACAAACATTGATGATGTAAATGGAAAGACAGTAAGTGATGGTGCGCCTGAAAGAGATTCGGTCATTCCTATTGCAACAAAGGAGGAGGCATTGAGCAATGATCAAGACGATGAAGTAAAGGAGGAGGAGTCGAATCGCACTGTTTCAGGAACAGAGTTGCTAGCAACTGGGGAAATGGAATATGAATTTTCAGAACAAAATAAGGATGCTTTAGAACATAACGATGAGATTAGAAGCTCGGGAAAATCGTTTCTTTTGCCAGCTGATTGTGTTGATGCTGATGAGTCAGGATCGGAGGAGGAACAGACTGAATTCATGAAGGAGCTAGAAACATTTCACAAGGAGCGGTGCCTAGAGTTTAAACCCCCAAAGTTTTATGGAGAGCCTTTAAATTGCCTCAA gttaTGGAGAGCTGTCATCAGACTTGGTGGATACGAGCAG GTGACGTCTTGTAAACTTTGGCGACAAGTTGGAGAATCATTCAAACCCCCAAA GACCTGCACTACAGTGTCATGGACATTCAGATGTTTCTATGAAAAG GCATTACTAGAATATGAAAAGTTCAAGTTGCAATGTGGGGAACTTCCTTTTTCTGATGGACATTATGGTGATGCTCCCACTGTTGGTAACCAG GTGTCTGTTAATCAAGCATCAGGATCTGGTAGGGCAAGAAGGGATTCTGCAGCTCGTGCTATGCAAGGTTGGCACTCTCAACGTCTCCTTGGAAATGGTGAAGTTGGGGACCCAATTATAAAG GATAAGAATTCAACTCCATTGCCTAGACGTGAAAAGCAAATTAAAAGCATTG GTTTGCTTAAGAGGAAAAAATCTTCGCCAGTTGATCGATCTCTGAAAGTGGCACGACTAAAGTCATCAAAGCCCCA AGTTGATTCGTTAGTTGTGGACATTGGCCCCCCTGCTGATTGGGTGAAGGTGAATGTACATAAAACC AAGGACTGCTTTGAGGTATATGCTCTGGTTCCCGGGCTTTTGCGTGAAGAG GTGCGAGTGCAGTCTGATCCTGCAGGACGTTTAGTTATATCTGGTCAACCCGAACAACTCGATAACCCTTGGGGTGTCACACCTTTCAAAAAG GTTGTGACCCTGCCATCTAGAATTGATCCTCATCAAACTTCAGCTGTAGTAACTCTGCAAGGGCAGCTGTTTGTGAGAGTCCCGTTTGAACCTTCGGATCTTTAG
- the LOC124927065 gene encoding AT-rich interactive domain-containing protein 5-like isoform X1 — translation MSDCVEDDNKVEETLDATMTDVQVEEVNPSSSNADDNANDGNDPLTLCGSNELSDVKTEEPMKPNGGPLDDSKNCSGELPEAGKAPVESDLASDEVENNAERTEDGLSENLKNQKTEMETENMDSQLSDGEDVNETNIDDVNGKTVSDGAPERDSVIPIATKEEALSNDQDDEVKEEESNRTVSGTELLATGEMEYEFSEQNKDALEHNDEIRSSGKSFLLPADCVDADESGSEEEQTEFMKELETFHKERCLEFKPPKFYGEPLNCLKLWRAVIRLGGYEQVTSCKLWRQVGESFKPPKTCTTVSWTFRCFYEKALLEYEKFKLQCGELPFSDGHYGDAPTVGNQQVSVNQASGSGRARRDSAARAMQGWHSQRLLGNGEVGDPIIKDKNSTPLPRREKQIKSIGLLKRKKSSPVDRSLKVARLKSSKPQVDSLVVDIGPPADWVKVNVHKTKDCFEVYALVPGLLREEVRVQSDPAGRLVISGQPEQLDNPWGVTPFKKVVTLPSRIDPHQTSAVVTLQGQLFVRVPFEPSDL, via the exons ATGTCTGATTGCGTTGAAGACGATAACAAAGTTGAGGAAACGCTGGATGCCACGATGACTGATGTCCAAGTAGAAGAAGTAAACCCATCTTCCTCTAACGCTGACGATAATGCAAATGACGGAAATGACCCACTAACTCTTTGTGGGTCGAATGAGCTTAGTGATGTTAAGACTGAAGAACCCATGAAACCTAATGGTGGACCTTTAGATGATTCTAAGAACTGTTCTGGAGAGCTTCCGGAGGCTGGTAAAGCTCCTGTGGAATCTGATTTAGCCAGTGATGAGGTGGAGAACAATGCTGAGCGGACAGAGGATGGATTGAGTGAGAATTTGAAGAATCAAAAGACGGAAATGGAGACTGAGAATATGGATAGTCAATTGAGCGATGGTGAGGATGTTAATGAGACAAACATTGATGATGTAAATGGAAAGACAGTAAGTGATGGTGCGCCTGAAAGAGATTCGGTCATTCCTATTGCAACAAAGGAGGAGGCATTGAGCAATGATCAAGACGATGAAGTAAAGGAGGAGGAGTCGAATCGCACTGTTTCAGGAACAGAGTTGCTAGCAACTGGGGAAATGGAATATGAATTTTCAGAACAAAATAAGGATGCTTTAGAACATAACGATGAGATTAGAAGCTCGGGAAAATCGTTTCTTTTGCCAGCTGATTGTGTTGATGCTGATGAGTCAGGATCGGAGGAGGAACAGACTGAATTCATGAAGGAGCTAGAAACATTTCACAAGGAGCGGTGCCTAGAGTTTAAACCCCCAAAGTTTTATGGAGAGCCTTTAAATTGCCTCAA gttaTGGAGAGCTGTCATCAGACTTGGTGGATACGAGCAG GTGACGTCTTGTAAACTTTGGCGACAAGTTGGAGAATCATTCAAACCCCCAAA GACCTGCACTACAGTGTCATGGACATTCAGATGTTTCTATGAAAAG GCATTACTAGAATATGAAAAGTTCAAGTTGCAATGTGGGGAACTTCCTTTTTCTGATGGACATTATGGTGATGCTCCCACTGTTGGTAACCAG caGGTGTCTGTTAATCAAGCATCAGGATCTGGTAGGGCAAGAAGGGATTCTGCAGCTCGTGCTATGCAAGGTTGGCACTCTCAACGTCTCCTTGGAAATGGTGAAGTTGGGGACCCAATTATAAAG GATAAGAATTCAACTCCATTGCCTAGACGTGAAAAGCAAATTAAAAGCATTG GTTTGCTTAAGAGGAAAAAATCTTCGCCAGTTGATCGATCTCTGAAAGTGGCACGACTAAAGTCATCAAAGCCCCA AGTTGATTCGTTAGTTGTGGACATTGGCCCCCCTGCTGATTGGGTGAAGGTGAATGTACATAAAACC AAGGACTGCTTTGAGGTATATGCTCTGGTTCCCGGGCTTTTGCGTGAAGAG GTGCGAGTGCAGTCTGATCCTGCAGGACGTTTAGTTATATCTGGTCAACCCGAACAACTCGATAACCCTTGGGGTGTCACACCTTTCAAAAAG GTTGTGACCCTGCCATCTAGAATTGATCCTCATCAAACTTCAGCTGTAGTAACTCTGCAAGGGCAGCTGTTTGTGAGAGTCCCGTTTGAACCTTCGGATCTTTAG